The sequence CCGCGTCCCCACGAGGAGCGTCTGCTTCCTTCTTTGCTGGGTTCCCGCTTTAGGAGGAATGTTATTGTCTGAAGAGGCCCCACTGAACTATTTCCTGCCCATTGTCACCTTTCCTGCGCTCTCCTCCCGGTCCTCGCGGAAGGTAATAAACCGCCGGGACcccgccaccccaccccgccaGGCGCTCAGGCGCGGCCGCGCGAGGAGATGCGCCCCGAAGCCCGCTCGCCGGGAAACCCTGGCCCGTCCCCTCCAGCTCCCACCTTCCGCGAAAGCAAAGACCAAAACCCACAGAGGTCGTGCGAACTCTCGGGCTACACCCAGTGCACGCACAGACCTCGCCATCAAAGTCCTACTTTTATAGCGGGGAAGCGAGAAAACATCCAGAAGGCGGGAGGGGGGGTGTTTTATTGATTTCAGTCTATTTCCCTCTCCGGGCGCGAGGTGGACTGTGGGCAGAGGCCCGGAGCGCGCGATTTCCCTTTCCAGACCCTTGAGGGCTGCGGAGAACAGGGGGCGCCCGGTGGGCTGGTCCGTGGTCGAGGGTGTCGGCGGGATCACCTGAAGCGCCGCGGGCCGAGGAACAGGACCGGACCGGGCTCGGTGGCAGCTGAGCCTTCGGAGAAGCGCGGAGACCAGCCCGACTCGGGCCAGGCCCTGGGCGCGACCTGAGGCCGGGCCGCGCGCGGTGGTCGCGGGCTCCGGCGCACGCGGGAGCCGCGGCGGGACTGGCATACCTGCGGGGTCCGGGATGCGcttggagagagaggaggggaccgCGCGTGCGCGGGAATGGGGCAGCCTCGCGGGCCGCCGAGCAGCCCCTCGGCGAGGTGCGGGCCGGGGCGAGCTCGCGCGCCGGCCCGTCGGTCCCCAGCGcgtcccccacctcctcccggCCTTCGGGGGCCCGCCCAGCCGCTTTGATAGAGGTGCAAACATTTGGGGGAGGGCGGAGGTGTAGGGGCTGGGCCGGGGCTTGCAGGGTCCGGCTCCGGATTCACAAAAAGCCGGCGCGGGAGCCCATTGATGGCCCCCCGCCTCCGCGGCCCGCCCGGCGGGGTCTGATATGGCCGCGCGTGGCCAATCGGCGGCGGCCCCGGCGCTTCAAAGGGCTCGCGGCCCAATCCGCCGCGCCCCCCTGCGCCATGCTGCGGGCTCTATTTATGCCGAGGGGCGATTTTCCTTCCCAGGAGACCTACTCTAGTCCCTCCTTGCGGGAGTTCAAGTGGAATAACCTCCCCCCCCTCCTCCGCCCCCTCCTCTCCAGACAGTCGCCCTCCACGCAGGTCGGCGCTGGGTCTGTGCCATCGCGGGTCTGGGCACTTCTTGGGTCTTCTTGGAAGAGCGGCCGTCTGCGGCGGCGAAGGTGGCGCTCGCGTAGCCAGTCGGGACTTGGGGGGGCGTCGGGGCGCGGATCGGCGGGAGGATGACCTCCCCGGGCACCGACAGCCCGGGGAAGAACCTGCAGTACCGCGTGGACCATCTGCTGAGCGCCGTGGAGAGCGAGTTGCAGGCGGGCAGCGAGAAGGGCGACCCCACGGAGCGCGAGCTGCGCGTGGGCCTGGAGGAGAGCGAGCTGTGGCTGCGCTTCAAGGAGCTCACCAACGAGATGATCGTCACCAAGAACGGCAGGTGGGCGCGCCGGCTCCCCGCTCATTTCCGCTCGGACTGGGAACAGACTCGTGTggcttctccctctccctctgggcCTTCTTCGCAGAATTGTCACTTTCCTGGGGAGGACCgggtggcttccctgggggctcagatagtAGAGAAGCTGCCTGCTATGCCGGAGACCCCGGTTCCCATTCCcggttcgggaagattccctggagaaggaaatggcaacccactccagtatccttgcctggagagttccgtggacagaggaacctggtgggctacagtccatggtgtcacagagtcggaccgGCTGAGCAACGAacagccctggggaggggggacTCCCCGGGGACTCGGAGGATGGGGCCTGCTGGCTTTTGCCCGTAGGGCCTGACCCGTGTGCTGCAGCCTCGGCCAGGCCCTGTCTCACCTGCCTCCAGAGGCGGAGGGATGAGGGATGGTGGGGTGGGCGCCTGCAGATCTAGGAGAGTCCTGGGCAGGAGGACTGTGCGTGTCCCCTTTTAAGTTCCCAGGGGGAGCTTTCAGCCCCAAGCGACAGCAGCCCCTGGCTTTGGCCTCACCATCCCATCCGGGGTCCTCCAGCTGCGCCCTTTCTTTTCAGGAGGATGTTCCCCGTGCTGAAGGTGAACGTGTCCGGCCTGGACCCCAACGCCATGTACTCCTTCTTGCTGGACTTCGTGGCGGCCGACAACCACCGCTGGAAGTACGTGAACGGGGAGTGGGTGCCGGGGGGCAAGCCGGAGCCGCAGGCGCCCAGCTGCGTCTACATCCACCCCGACTCGCCCAACTTCGGGGCGCACTGGATGAAGGCGCCCGTCTCCTTCAGCAAAGTCAAGCTCACCAACAAGCTCAATGGAGGGGGCCAGGTAGGTGTgatgggtggggggcggggggcagctcCAGGAGGGGCCTGTGACTCGGCACCTTCTTGTGGCAGAGAGCTGGAAGGGCGCTGCTGGCCTAGAGGTGAAGTCTGCCCTCAATTAAGCCCTCAGTGTTGTTTATAGTAAGCTGACGACAGTAACACCCGGGCTGGAGAGCCAGGGGGAGAAGGCGCGAACAGGCAGGCGGGCCTCAAGCTTTGGGGAACTTCTGCATGCTAGCCTTCAACTTCCCTGGGGTAGAGAAAATAGCCGTGTTGAGGGTAAGCGCTCACTTCAGAGCTGAATGTGCCTGCGTACTTACTGCGTGGAGTCTGAGCAGACTTGCAAAGCTGTCCTTTCCTACAGATAGTCTTTCCTTGGGGAGTGTTACTGGGAGACCCGGTGTTCCCGAAAGCAGCAGCGGTGCTCAGGCATTTCAAGCTGTCTGCAGCTGCCCTGGAAGCTATAGAAGTCCGTTCTACCAGGCCAAGCACATCCTGAAGGGCAGGCATCGCCTCTGATCGTCTGCAGCGTCTCTCATTCCTTTTCCGACCTAGTCGTGGGAGCGGCACCTGATGGGCAACCTGCCACCTTCaacttgctcagttgctcagtcgtgtccaactctttgtgaccccatggtctgtagcccgccaggctcctctgtccatgggatttcccaggcagggatacaggagtgggctgccatttcctcctctagggtgtcttcccaacccaggtatccctcctgtgtctcctgcatctcctgcattgcaggcgattctttatgccccaaatcaccagggaagcccccagcatcAGCAGTAAAGACATTTTCCTGTGAGCTGCAGCAGTTTCTGCGTTTATGTCAGGACAAATGGAAGTTGTGTTGTCTTTAACGGTGGGACCTTGAGGATCGCAGTTCCTGTGTTCATGTCTCTCCCAGATCATGTTGAACTCCTTACATAAGTATGAGCCTCGAATCCACATCGTCAGAGTTGGGGGTCCACAGCGTATGATCACCAGCCACTGCTTCCCGGAGACCCAGTTCATCGCGGTGACCGCTTACCAAAACGAGGAGGTGAGGGGCGCGGGGACTGAGCGGTCTCGTGTGTGATGAGTGTCCTTTAGAGTCTGAAGTTTAGACGGATAATTAATGCCTTTTCAAATAATTTCCCATAATGGTAAATACCAAACGGGACAGAaggagaaaagttttaaaataagtacTTATTCAAGCACTTTCTCCTTTAGTTTTCCCTAAAAGTGTCTAAATCTAGAAGCATCCACTAAATgcgcaaaatgaaaagataaaacattCAGGTTCAGGACTGTAAGATTTCTTGAGAACAAgacttcagagagagagagagagagaggtgtctCCTTACTCTGAAAACCTTCCGGAAAGGTCAGGAGCACCCCTCCAAGTCTGTGCTGTGTGAAGGGTCCACTAGATACAGCATGCAGTTTAGTGCCTATGAATCCATGTCTACGCCTGACCCCAAAGGACAGACAGTAGGTGATTAGCTGGTCAGGCTGTGAGTGTTGACCGCCAGCCAGAATTAGAAGTCACTCTCCATAAGCGGATCTGGGTTATGTTTTGAGCCGTGTTTGCTTGACTGATGCACACAGAATATTGTCAGCAGTGAAGACGTGAAgggaaaatcactcagtcgtgtctgactctttgggaccccatggactacaccgtccaggcccgaatactggagggggtggccttacccttctccaggggaatcttcccaactcagggatcaaatccaggtcccctcgcatggcgggcagattctttaccagctgagccacacgggaagccctTGTGAGCAGTAGGTTAAATTTATTGTGAATTCCACTGAGGAAATCagcatttaaaaacttttcataaaTGTGCTGTTCTTTATGAAATATTGTAATTACTCAGCTACTTTGGATTCAAATAGGAAAATATACCTGGAATGAAGTCTGATTATATTTGAGTATTTAAAGGGGATATTGGTGGTGCCTGATTTCTTGGTGCCTAATTAAGTCCTCTGACTAATGAGCCATATACTAATAAATGCACCTTCTTGCTTTTCAGATCACAGctcttaaaattaaatacaatccATTTGCAAAAGCTTTCCTCGATGCAAAAGAAAGGTGAGAGAATTCTAACGGTACCCCTGGGGCGAAGAAGTGTGCAGAGTGGTGAGCTATTGCTGCAGATACTGTTTCCTGAATGCTCTCCTTGACATTTCAATACACTTTTTTGACAGAAGCGATCACAAAGATATGATGGAAGAAACAGGAGACAGCCAGCAGTCTGGGTACAACCAATGTACGGTTTGTTGCACTCGGCCCAGATGTACCTTGTCTCAGGGAGCAGCCTGCCTGGGGCCGGGGGCTGGGGATGGGGCAGACAGAATTTCTGGGTGCCCTTGGGCAGCACACTGCTCTTCGCTGTGCAAGGCGGTGGCCTTGCATGTTGACGCTGTTCCTACTGGTCATCGAACTGCTGGCTCTCAGCCTCCACTCCATCGGGGCTTGCAGATGCCGCCCCCCCCAAAGCCCACAGGAttcctgacagaggagcctgggttctTTTGCTTTCAGGCCACtccaggggcttcctaggtggcatgatggtaaagactgcctgcaatgcaggagacaaaggagacacgagttccatccttgggtggggaagatcccctggcggaggaaatggcaacccactccagtgttcttgcctggggaatcccatgaacagagaagcctagtgggctagagtccatggggtcacagagtccatggacacgactgaggcgctGAGCACACACGAAGCGGCTCCAGCCACGACTAGGATGGATCGCTGAGGCCCTGACGGGTGTTCAGACTCTGCTGTTTGGGCAGGAGGAGAGCTTGGCTCTCATGCACTCTGAGATGGTCTGTCTTTTTGTTAATGGCTGAGAACGGAAGGACCATCTTTGGGACGGTGCTTCTGATCACGTGTAGCTCTCCCCCGGCTTGCTTCGGGGCTGGGAATGGCCTGCGGGTCGTGCTGGAGACAGCGGCTCGCAGGATGGGCAAGTCCACTTTCAGCCCAGCCTCCTTTGGGAGTTAGTGGAGTGGTCAGCGGGGTGATGCGGGTCTACAGCAGAGTCTATCGGGGGGAAAAGCCTGCGTCTACCCATCCAGGCAGGTGGGGACTCAGATGAGAAACTGGCAACCCTTGGGAGAGAAAAGTTATTGCTGGCTGCTCACGTCTAGGTTCGGGCGGAACCAGAGCAGCGGCTTCCTCAACCACcgattccctttctttctctgtctttcttttctctctttctccttccctccctcctttgtcCTTCACGAACTGCTTTAACAAACAGCTCCCCTCAGTGGCTCACGGCTGCCGCGTCTCAGCAGTGTATGAACCGCTGCTCTGGCCAGCGATGGGCCCGAGCTTTGTGGCCACGTCTGGACCCTCCTCTCGTTGTAATGCTGTCTGCAGTTTGAGTTCAGGAATTGGAGCATGAGTAGTTGTCCTAGTGGTTgcttttctgaatttaaaaaaaaaaaggaaaataaagggaaTAGAGAAGAAACGGGAACTTTAAAGGAGGGCTGGGCAGTGTTGGAAAGATTCTCTGATGAAAGGTGGGAAAGGGTGAGCCGAACGCAAGAACAGCGAGGAGAACGTGGGTGCCCCTCCGGCCCCTCCAGCCCCTTCAGCCCCTCCAGCCCCTCCGGGCAGGACGAGGCTCCTCAGCGTGACGGCGTGGTCTgcagcggggaggggagaggggagaggggctaaGCGAGGGCTCTCCCTGTGTGTCCTGAGTCtggattttgtctgtttttacctTTATTCATGCTCGGCAGTTTGACCTTGACAGCTGACCTGCCTGGAGGGACAGAACATCCCTGGGGATATTCtgggaggattctgggagggggGGGATCTTTTGAGGAAGCCGCAGGGCTGGCCGAGGTTGGGGTGAGTCTCCCAGGTTCTCGGGTGCCCTGCAGGTCTGGGCACCCTGGCCCTTCTCTGGCCGCACGGGTGACACCCACGACCCCTGAAGCCTGGGCCAGGCCCTCGGTGTCCACGGGCCCTGAGGAGGAGGCCCACcgctccctggcctctgccccgcTGTCCTTTAACTTTGTTTCTGGCCACGGGGCTCCTGGGGTTtgagttccccgaccagggcctGGACAGGGCCTCCGCCGTGAGAGCGCGGAGTCCTGAGCCCTGGACCGCAGGGAAGCCCCGTCCTGCCCGTTTGGTGACGGAAGGGAGGCAAAGCGGGGTCCGCAGCGTGCTTCTCTCACAGCAGGGGGCTGGCTGATCCCCGGAACCAGCACCCTGTGTCCACCCGCCACCCCCCACCCGCAGTTCGGAGGCCCCCTCTCGCTCCCCTCCACGCACGGCTGCGAAAGGTACCCGGCCCTGAGGAGCCACCGGCCAGGCCCCTATCCCAGTCCGTACGCGCATCGGAACAGCTCTCCAAGTGAGTCCCCAGCGGGAGGCGGCGGGGCTGGGGGTGCCGGGAAGACCTCCGGGAAGGGAGAGGCAGTCAGTGAGCATCCAGGGGCCAGGCTCTTGACTTGCTCAAGAGAGACCTTCTTTCGAGTCCACGTCGCTGCTGGCTGGACCCCAGAGACCTCCAGGCCAGGGGCTTCAGGGCTGAGTGTGACTGATACCGCTTCAGCTCCTTTACTTTGGGACTCTGGGCCCAGGTTTGCATATTTTGTGAACCCTGTAAGGTGGTGATGCCGGGCCAGCCAGGCACGAGGATTACTAGCTTGATGAGACGCAAGTGTGTTTCTCCAAGTATGAGGCAGGGTCAATGGCTCCAGCATCATCTGGAAACTCCCAGACCCACAGAATCAGAAGCTCTGgtggtccagctctttgtggtttCACACGCCCCTAGGGGACCCTGGTGCAGGCTTGACTGGTATGAACACTGGGCCAGACCATGAAGATCCCAGGACCTAATTCCCTCTAACACCACGGATGCCCAGACTTCATTTTGTCTGGCTCTGAAAGgaggagaaaagcaaatgaaCGCCATAAAACAATTAAGCAGTTAAAGCTGATTTGAAACGAAAGAAACTTATTTGGGAAGGAAATAGCAGTCCAGCTAGAGGCtagatcatattttaaattttgccttGAGTAAATGCTTCTCAAAGCCCTTTTAATTCTTAAGTGATAATCCTTTACAGAAGAGACAGGTAAAAATTGCATTGATTTTTCAGTATAATTAGTTCTTAATCATGTGACTGTAGGGGTCCATTTCTACAGGATAGCTATTAATCTAATGATAAAAAAAGCCTGGGTGCTGGAATGTATTCCAGTATGTATATTGGACAATGAGCATGGGCCTTTGATGACCGGTTAAGAGGGTGGTGATCTCAGTGTTGGGTAGCTCCAGCTGCTGGTAGCATTTCAGGGTGTTTTGTGACCCTTGGAAGCCCCCATCAGTAATGACACTTTTCTTACACCTGTAGCCTATTCCGACAGTTCATCCGCGTGTCTGTCCATGCTCCAGCCCCATGACAACTGGTCCAGCCTTGGAATGCCTGCCCACACCAGCATGCTGCCCATGGGTCCGAACGCCGGCCCTCCTGCGGGCTCCAGGTAACGTCTGTCTGGGGAGTGATGCAAGTGTCCTGGGAACGTGAGTGCCTGTGATGTCATCCCATTCCATCCATTAGCTTGTATGCTGCTCTTCACTTACGGGTGATGGGTTTTTATTGATAACTTGACCGCTAGCCAGCTATGTCCGGGACCCCGGGTTACACGACTGCTGTGAGTTCCTGCTTCCGCCTGTCCTCTGGGAATTCAATGGTGTCTTCAGGGTAGATGGAGCCGGGCTGTCGAGGAAGGGAGCAGGCACCTCTCCTGGCTCTGCTGTTGACTGGTTCATGTGATGGACAAGCCTCCTGAACCGCGCGTCTTCAAGAAAAGGCCACCAAATAACCCCAGCTTCAACCCATCTTTACAGGATTGTGGGTGAACAGGATTGTGGGGTCAGTAGGTGAATCTTGAAGGCAAGTTTCCAGAACCTCCTTTGACAGGCGCTATcaaattaaagaaatacatttgttGGATTTCTGTGGATATAGGATCAGTGTTTCTTCACATATATGCTAGGTAACTTGAAAAGAATGATGACTTTTATTATTAGCTTGAAAATTATATAAAGGAAGGTTGGCTTCAAAAAGTCAAGCCGGTCGGTCCATGTGTTACATTTCTTCATAggattattataataaaaactaaaatgacaAAGCTAGAGCCCAGTCCATGTTTTCTAAGGAGGAAGTGAGTCAACAGTATTAATGATTGAACAAGTTGGCTCACAGCAGACAAGGCACCTTGACCTCAGAAGCAGTGCCGTTCCTGTGTGGAtgctcgctcagttgtgtccgactctgcaaccccgcggACTGTGCAGAACATCAGAATTTGCCTAAGATCTTAATTCTTTATGTTTAGGAAGCAATTCCTTTAAAGTTGGAATCTAATATCTACTCTTAAAAACAGAGCAACCAATACATAACCAGGAAGCCTTTCCAGGGCTCCAAGGTCACCGAGAAGACGTCTGTGAGTCGGATGACCTGCAGGTTACAGTGGGGTCCCCCCTGAGGACTTGAGTGCATCTCAGAGCCTGtgtcttttcatctgtaaaacggggagGGTCCCCTGCCTCACTCCATCAGGCCTGTTTGCAAGTCCAAGTGCATCTGAAGGGCAGGACAGGGCCTGGTCCACCGCATAGCCCACCACAGCCtgaggcctccctgttcatttaTGGAAGGATTGATTCTGCTAGAGGAGAGGGACGTTTTCCAGAAGCAAAACTTCGCCTGGTGTAGGGTTGGTCAGGCCTGTGTTTTCAGACAGGGGAGGGCTAACGTCCGTTTCCAGTTGCTTCCTGCAGGGACTGGGAAGCAGAACCCGGAAGGCGGGCTCGGGGCAAGGCTCTCCCGACGAAGTGGGTTAACGGGTGTTCACTTCTGGGTCTGAGTCCTGGGGCTCTTCCCTCTCCGGGGCGTCACGCTGACACCTGCTGACACGCGGTGCCCGCAGGGATCACCGGGGGATGCCCTGACCATCCGTGTTTGTCTCCCTCATGGGAATGGCTAGCTTgtcgttgtttttttttaagatttgtttgtTTCCTAGCTTTTTGGGCCGTGGTGAGTCTTTGTCGCTacacggactttctctagttgtggcgagtgggggcgaCTCTCCATCGCGATGCcccggcttctcattgcagtgcctgCTTTTGCGGCCGAGcgcgggctctagggtgtgtgggcttcggTAGCCGCGGCTCACGGGCTCTCGGGAgcagaggctcagtagttgcggcttgtgGGCTGATTGCTCCggggcacgtggggtcttcccagaccagaggttaaacccgtgtcccctgcactggcgcgtggattcttaaccagggcCACCAGAGAAAGCCAGGAATTACTAGTTAACACAGGTGCTTACGCACATCCTCTGAAACATCGGACTCAGTGCATCTGAGAATTTGGATTCTCAGCTCGAGCACAAAGCCGGAGTCTTTGGAGCGGAAGCTAACAGCGCAGGTCGAGGCCTTTTTAGGCGGCTCCTAATGATTTTGTTTCTTGTGGGCACATGAGACGTGACCTCTCTCCTTGTCCGAGTGTGATTTAATCACACAGAGGCAATGAGTCATTTATACCCCGGCCGTCTGGGGTGGGGTTGGCGGGGGTCTCCTTCCCCCTCCTGGAGCGCCTCCCAGGTCTCTGACCCGCCTGTCTCCCCACCTTTTCGTTTCAGCCAGTACCCCAGCCTGTGGTCCGTGAGCAGCGGCAGCGTcgccccaggcgcccaggcggcGGGCGTGCCCGGCGGGCTGGGAGCCCAGTTCTTTCGAGGCTCCTCCGCCCACTCTGCCCCCCTCTCCCACCCGGCCTCGGCGTCCTCCTCGTCGGGGTCCCCGCTGTACGAGGGGGCCGCCACGGCCACAGACGTTGCCGACAGCCAGTACGACGCCTCGGCCCAGGCCCGCCTCCTGGCCTCGTGGACGGCCGTGCCGCCCCCGTCCATGTGAGCCGGAGCCCGTGCCGAAGGGAGGCCGGGGCTGCGAGTGTCCGAGCGGCAGTCTCGCGGGGCGCGGGAATGGGGCCAGGCCTGCCGACCGCCCTtcaaaggaaagaggaggaaggttCATGTTCTGTTACGGATCAGGGGTCCCACCGCCACCGCCGGGCTCTGTCCTCCGTGGTGGCGGTGCGTCCTGGGTCCGATCTGTGCTGCGGGTGAATGCAGGCGTGGAAGCGAGGCAGGGGGCCGCCCTCGCCAGCATCCGCAGTGACGATGACCGGGTAGCATTCAGAAGCCATGTTTCTCTTAACAGCCTGGAGATGTCTCCGGCACATCAGGCTTTGTAACTTCTCCGGTCATCCTCTGGGAAGATAAAAAGCGCGCTTCCAGGTCTCCTCCCTGCTGCTTTCCAGTAGCTTCCAGGTCCTTTTTGGGACCCCTGTGGCCGGGGTCCTAGTCAGAGCCCAGCTGAGACAGAACTGAACCCCT is a genomic window of Muntiacus reevesi chromosome 3, mMunRee1.1, whole genome shotgun sequence containing:
- the TBXT gene encoding T-box transcription factor T isoform X2; translated protein: MTSPGTDSPGKNLQYRVDHLLSAVESELQAGSEKGDPTERELRVGLEESELWLRFKELTNEMIVTKNGRRMFPVLKVNVSGLDPNAMYSFLLDFVAADNHRWKYVNGEWVPGGKPEPQAPSCVYIHPDSPNFGAHWMKAPVSFSKVKLTNKLNGGGQIMLNSLHKYEPRIHIVRVGGPQRMITSHCFPETQFIAVTAYQNEEITALKIKYNPFAKAFLDAKERSDHKDMMEETGDSQQSGYNQWGWLIPGTSTLCPPATPHPQFGGPLSLPSTHGCERYPALRSHRPGPYPSPYAHRNSSPTYSDSSSACLSMLQPHDNWSSLGMPAHTSMLPMGPNAGPPAGSSQYPSLWSVSSGSVAPGAQAAGVPGGLGAQFFRGSSAHSAPLSHPASASSSSGSPLYEGAATATDVADSQYDASAQARLLASWTAVPPPSM
- the TBXT gene encoding T-box transcription factor T isoform X1 → MTSPGTDSPGKNLQYRVDHLLSAVESELQAGSEKGDPTERELRVGLEESELWLRFKELTNEMIVTKNGRRMFPVLKVNVSGLDPNAMYSFLLDFVAADNHRWKYVNGEWVPGGKPEPQAPSCVYIHPDSPNFGAHWMKAPVSFSKVKLTNKLNGGGQIMLNSLHKYEPRIHIVRVGGPQRMITSHCFPETQFIAVTAYQNEEITALKIKYNPFAKAFLDAKERSDHKDMMEETGDSQQSGYNQSGGWLIPGTSTLCPPATPHPQFGGPLSLPSTHGCERYPALRSHRPGPYPSPYAHRNSSPTYSDSSSACLSMLQPHDNWSSLGMPAHTSMLPMGPNAGPPAGSSQYPSLWSVSSGSVAPGAQAAGVPGGLGAQFFRGSSAHSAPLSHPASASSSSGSPLYEGAATATDVADSQYDASAQARLLASWTAVPPPSM
- the TBXT gene encoding T-box transcription factor T isoform X3, which produces MTSPGTDSPGKNLQYRVDHLLSAVESELQAGSEKGDPTERELRVGLEESELWLRFKELTNEMIVTKNGRRMFPVLKVNVSGLDPNAMYSFLLDFVAADNHRWKYVNGEWVPGGKPEPQAPSCVYIHPDSPNFGAHWMKAPVSFSKVKLTNKLNGGGQIMLNSLHKYEPRIHIVRVGGPQRMITSHCFPETQFIAVTAYQNEEITALKIKYNPFAKAFLDAKERSDHKDMMEETGDSQQSGYNQSYSDSSSACLSMLQPHDNWSSLGMPAHTSMLPMGPNAGPPAGSSQYPSLWSVSSGSVAPGAQAAGVPGGLGAQFFRGSSAHSAPLSHPASASSSSGSPLYEGAATATDVADSQYDASAQARLLASWTAVPPPSM